The following coding sequences are from one bacterium BMS3Abin11 window:
- the rnr gene encoding ribonuclease R, producing the protein MTKSKKYTEDPFAEREAEKYENPVPSREAILLLLKQAGQLLSLKKILGALNIDDEESKVAIRRRLKAMVRDGQLLRNRKNMYGLAQQMGMTCGLIQGHPDGYGFVIPEAGGEDVFLSAKEMRQVLHGDKVMVRSMEGPRGKLEGSIVEVLQRNNHTVLGHYHVDAGIGYVIPDDRRIGQDILIPQEKSADARQGQIVVAVIDRQPDKHSRPVGHISEVLGEHMAPGMEIEIATRKYELPYIWPDEVSHKAKSLPSEVQEEQTQGRLDLRDQPLVTIDGEDARDFDDAVLSRKIDTGWQLIVAIADVASYVKKGQPLDKEAVKRGNSVYFPEQVIPMLPEKLSNGLCSLNPDVDRLCMVCIMEIDHDGEISDWRFDNAVMRSQARLTYTKVASILVDGDPNLIQEYSSVFEALQNLYDLYQLRYQWRQRQGAMDLDMPETRIIFNDERKIEAIVPQIRNEAHRLIEEFMLAANVCAAKTISDANYPGLYRVHEGPTEEKRDNLRKFLFEIGLSLGGGDEPGVQDYARLLADISQRADAEVIKPMILRSLSQARYTPDCDGHFALGFTHYTHFTSPIRRYPDLQVHRTLKAILYNRTSPYTELELVELGEHCSMTERRADDATRDVMRWLKAEYMVDHVGEEFPGTVSGVTGFGLFVTLDDIYIDGLIHITALGNDYFQFDAAKSRLTGERTRKTYRLGNRLQVMVVRVDVDEGRIDLELVGKDGGAKAGSENKDNRRRKPRTKKSKTKGTNKHGTGKRGKTLSRNKGGKKNSTKQARRGKKNRKPS; encoded by the coding sequence ATGACGAAATCGAAAAAATATACTGAAGACCCCTTTGCAGAACGTGAAGCGGAAAAATATGAAAACCCTGTGCCCAGTCGTGAAGCGATTCTGTTACTGCTGAAGCAGGCCGGTCAGCTATTGTCGCTGAAGAAGATCCTCGGGGCACTGAATATCGATGATGAGGAGAGCAAGGTAGCGATACGCCGTCGTCTCAAGGCGATGGTACGCGATGGCCAGTTATTGCGGAATCGCAAGAACATGTATGGCCTGGCACAGCAGATGGGAATGACCTGTGGTCTGATCCAGGGTCATCCTGATGGTTATGGCTTTGTTATTCCAGAAGCGGGCGGAGAAGATGTTTTTCTCAGTGCGAAAGAAATGCGCCAGGTTCTGCACGGCGATAAGGTTATGGTGCGATCCATGGAAGGACCTCGTGGCAAGCTGGAGGGTAGTATTGTTGAGGTGCTGCAGCGAAATAATCATACGGTACTGGGCCACTACCATGTGGATGCGGGTATTGGTTATGTGATCCCCGATGATAGAAGAATTGGACAGGATATTCTGATTCCGCAGGAAAAGTCTGCGGACGCCAGACAGGGGCAGATCGTTGTCGCTGTAATTGACCGGCAACCTGACAAGCATAGTCGACCGGTCGGGCATATCTCCGAAGTGCTGGGTGAACACATGGCACCCGGCATGGAGATTGAGATTGCTACCCGAAAATATGAGCTACCCTACATCTGGCCTGATGAGGTTAGCCATAAAGCAAAAAGCCTGCCATCTGAGGTGCAGGAAGAGCAGACTCAGGGGCGTCTGGATCTCCGGGACCAACCGCTGGTGACCATAGATGGTGAAGATGCACGTGATTTTGATGATGCCGTACTTAGCCGCAAGATAGATACGGGCTGGCAGTTAATTGTCGCCATTGCGGATGTTGCCTCCTATGTCAAAAAGGGTCAGCCGCTTGATAAGGAAGCCGTTAAGCGGGGGAATTCCGTGTATTTCCCGGAACAGGTGATACCTATGTTACCGGAGAAACTGTCCAATGGTCTGTGTTCGTTAAACCCCGATGTCGATCGTCTGTGCATGGTATGTATCATGGAGATTGACCACGATGGGGAAATCTCCGACTGGCGATTTGACAATGCGGTGATGCGCTCTCAGGCGCGACTGACTTATACAAAGGTAGCATCTATTCTGGTGGATGGTGATCCGAATTTGATACAGGAATATTCCTCAGTATTCGAAGCCCTGCAAAATCTTTATGACCTGTATCAGCTACGTTACCAATGGCGCCAACGACAGGGTGCGATGGATCTTGATATGCCCGAGACCCGTATCATCTTTAATGATGAGCGCAAGATCGAGGCGATCGTACCGCAGATACGAAATGAGGCACATCGGCTGATCGAGGAGTTTATGCTTGCCGCCAATGTCTGTGCCGCAAAAACAATATCTGATGCCAACTATCCCGGCCTTTATCGCGTGCATGAAGGGCCAACTGAAGAAAAACGCGATAATCTACGCAAGTTCCTGTTTGAGATTGGCTTAAGCCTCGGCGGGGGCGATGAACCGGGCGTACAGGACTATGCTCGATTATTGGCCGATATATCACAGCGGGCGGATGCTGAGGTCATCAAGCCGATGATATTGCGTTCTCTTAGTCAGGCGCGGTATACACCCGATTGTGATGGCCATTTCGCGCTGGGTTTCACGCATTACACCCATTTCACCTCGCCCATACGCCGTTATCCTGACCTGCAGGTTCACCGTACGCTGAAAGCCATACTGTATAATAGAACCTCACCCTATACTGAACTTGAACTGGTCGAACTGGGTGAGCACTGCTCAATGACAGAGCGCAGGGCAGATGATGCCACGCGCGATGTCATGCGCTGGCTGAAGGCCGAATACATGGTTGATCATGTGGGTGAGGAGTTCCCCGGTACCGTCAGCGGTGTAACGGGTTTTGGCCTGTTCGTCACACTGGATGATATTTATATCGACGGACTGATTCATATTACGGCACTTGGCAACGATTATTTTCAGTTTGATGCGGCGAAGAGCCGCCTTACCGGCGAACGCACACGCAAGACTTATCGACTGGGCAACCGTCTACAGGTTATGGTAGTCCGTGTTGATGTCGATGAAGGCAGGATTGATCTTGAGCTTGTCGGCAAAGATGGCGGTGCAAAGGCCGGCTCTGAAAATAAGGATAATAGAAGAAGGAAACCCAGAACAAAGAAGAGTAAGACAAAAGGCACAAATAAACACGGAACAGGCAAACGCGGGAAAACGCTCTCCCGAAATAAGGGGGGTAAAAAGAATTCTACTAAGCAGGCCAGGCGTGGGAAGAAGAACAGGAAACCATCTTAA